TAGCCTCCCCGGGTTTGGGGCCGTTATTGCTCCAGTAGCGGAGGATCTGATCGTATCCTTCATTGCTCTTTATTTCGAGCGGATTGTTGCTGCCCAGTTTTTTCAACGGCCACCAGGCCCAGCCGATGTTATGATCTTCCAGCAAACGGATGGCCTGCGTGAACCATACATTGGAATTTTCTCCCGTTTCGCCCAGCCATACGGGAATGTTGTATTGGTTCCGGTAATCAAGGATATGCTGTATGGAGGCAACGGTATTGAAATTCCAGTATTTGTGGAAGCTGAGCACCATATTCCCGTCCCAGGGCGGCAGAATGCCTTTATAGTTATTGCCCCAGCCGTTCCCTTCGATAATGATGATATGATTATTGTCCACCTCCCGGATCGCTTTGGTGATCTCCATCATCAGCTCCTTCAGCGGTTCGTTCTTTTGTTCCTTCAGGCCGTTTTTATCATTTTCCGGGTCTTCAAAACCGAAGTTGGGTTCATTGATGATGTCGTACCCGCCGATCCACGATTCATCTCCATACCGTTCCGCGATCTTCCGCCACAGCGCCACCGTTTTTTGCTGATGCGCTTCGTTCTCCCAGAGGGAAGGCTTGCTGCCATCCCGGTCTGATATGTTGAGGTCGTTCCCCTGCCCTCCCGGGGCGGCATGCAGGTCGAGAATAAGATACATTTCATTGGCCCTGCACCAGGCCAGGAGGCTGTCCGTCATGGCAAACCCCGTCTCCAGCCAGGTATGTTTCCCGGCTACCGGCTCCTTATCCACAGGCAGGGTGTACAGGTTAAAATGCATGGGCAGGCGAACGGAATTGAAACCCCAGGCTTTCATGGCATCAATGTCCGCTTTGGTTGTATGGTTGGCCAGCCAGGCATCATAAAAGGCTTCCGTTTTCTCTTCGCCTACAAGCGCTTCCATCCGTTGACGGATCTTGTGTTGCTGGCCTTCCCGGTTCACCCGCAGCATATACCCCTCCTGCAGCATCCAGCCGCCAAGGCCTATGCCCCGCAGCAATACGTTCTCTCCCTTTTCATTAACGATCTTTTCGCCGGATGTCTTGAGAAATCCCTGCGCAAATAACTGTACGGGCAACAACAGGATAAGGAACAAAATTTTCATAGTGGAAATTTAAGATGCAAAGATCAAAATAACAATTTCATGCGGAATTTTCCCGGAAAGATAAAGATGCGGCATAAATGGTGTATTTTTTGCCGCAATATGCGCATGAAGATCATCCTGGCGGCCTTATTAACATTCCTCTCCTGCCTTTGCCGGGCGCAGGATACGCTGCCTGCCGTATCCGTTTACGGTTATCCCGGTTCCCGGCTTTTCTCCCGTGTACCCGCCTCCGTTAGTGTGGTGGACAGTAACATGATCAGGTATCAGCCGGGCATCTCCGTAATGAATAGCGTGCCCGGCGTGCGCCTGGAAGAACGTTCACCCGGCAGCTACCGCCTTTCGTTGCGCGGCAGCCTGCTCCGTTCCCCCTATGGTGTGCGGAACGTAAAAGTTTATCTGGACCAGTTCCCGCTGACCGATGCGGGCGGCAATACCTAT
This genomic stretch from Chitinophaga sp. XS-30 harbors:
- a CDS encoding cellulase family glycosylhydrolase yields the protein MKILFLILLLPVQLFAQGFLKTSGEKIVNEKGENVLLRGIGLGGWMLQEGYMLRVNREGQQHKIRQRMEALVGEEKTEAFYDAWLANHTTKADIDAMKAWGFNSVRLPMHFNLYTLPVDKEPVAGKHTWLETGFAMTDSLLAWCRANEMYLILDLHAAPGGQGNDLNISDRDGSKPSLWENEAHQQKTVALWRKIAERYGDESWIGGYDIINEPNFGFEDPENDKNGLKEQKNEPLKELMMEITKAIREVDNNHIIIIEGNGWGNNYKGILPPWDGNMVLSFHKYWNFNTVASIQHILDYRNQYNIPVWLGETGENSNVWFTQAIRLLEDHNIGWAWWPLKKLGSNNPLEIKSNEGYDQILRYWSNNGPKPGEAMAWQALMQLAADTRFENNIYHRDVIDAMLRQPYDTTAIPFKTHTPGVIPAVDYDLGINGVAYYDTDTANYRVSNPAMQGGNRGRMYRNDGVDIGREGNEYFVTHIETGEWLQYTLDVPNDGNYRLQLQVAADSTGGKATVLADGKPAGPALPVPATGGDRQWQLLDAGTVPLKKGSHTFRVRADTGGFNLKAIIVASSY